The following proteins come from a genomic window of Flavobacteriaceae bacterium MAR_2010_188:
- a CDS encoding GAF sensor signal transduction histidine kinase, translated as MLTPPIPSNESARLDALHSYGIINSSQEDTYKQITDLACQITNMPVALVSLVDADNVWFKSTTGIDLCNVDREISLCSHVIGADENTLVVNNLKEDSRFYDNPYALLSENPIMFYAGVSLVDQEGFSLGTLCVIDHKPNEITYSQLASLKTLAKQVMKLIELHRSNIELKRAQEHLRIKNGELREFAGRVSHDMKMPLSNIIVTTDLLRAKFRNNMDEEVSDYLSYLKGSSFNLSDYIDGLLAHYQSDDVSESQHEAFDLNHLLEEIVELLNVKHNCEINFPEVNYEIRCNRAALEQILLNLIGNALKYNDKEDAIINIDCDRKNGLFFFKVSDNGVGIPQEKLDDIFELFSTIGNLDREGKRGHGIGLSTVKKLTHRLGGDIKVTSDLGKGSVFEFWIKAKS; from the coding sequence ATGTTGACCCCACCGATACCCTCAAACGAATCTGCCCGTCTAGATGCACTCCATAGTTATGGAATCATAAACAGCAGCCAAGAAGACACCTATAAGCAAATTACCGATTTGGCCTGTCAAATTACAAATATGCCAGTGGCACTTGTCTCTTTGGTAGATGCCGACAACGTATGGTTTAAATCCACTACCGGTATCGATCTTTGTAATGTAGATAGAGAAATATCTCTTTGCAGCCATGTTATAGGAGCAGATGAGAACACTTTGGTGGTTAATAATCTAAAGGAAGATTCAAGATTCTATGATAATCCCTACGCCCTACTTTCAGAAAACCCTATTATGTTTTATGCAGGGGTGAGTTTGGTGGATCAAGAAGGGTTTTCGTTAGGCACTTTGTGTGTAATAGACCATAAACCAAATGAAATCACCTATTCCCAGTTGGCCTCGCTTAAAACTTTGGCTAAACAGGTAATGAAGTTGATTGAGCTACATCGCAGTAATATAGAGTTAAAACGGGCTCAAGAACATCTTAGAATCAAGAATGGTGAATTAAGGGAATTCGCAGGGAGAGTTTCGCACGATATGAAAATGCCACTTTCTAATATTATTGTAACCACGGATTTGCTCAGGGCAAAATTCAGAAATAATATGGACGAAGAAGTGAGCGATTACCTGAGTTATCTCAAAGGTTCTTCGTTTAATTTAAGTGACTATATAGATGGTCTTCTTGCCCATTATCAAAGTGATGATGTTTCGGAAAGTCAACATGAAGCATTCGACCTTAATCACCTTTTAGAGGAAATAGTAGAGCTGCTCAACGTTAAGCATAATTGCGAAATAAATTTCCCAGAAGTTAATTACGAGATACGATGTAATCGCGCGGCTTTAGAACAAATACTTTTGAATTTAATTGGGAATGCGCTGAAGTATAACGATAAGGAAGATGCTATTATCAATATAGACTGTGACCGAAAAAACGGTCTATTCTTTTTTAAAGTATCGGACAATGGTGTTGGGATTCCACAAGAAAAGCTCGATGATATTTTTGAATTGTTTAGCACCATCGGAAATCTAGATAGAGAAGGAAAACGCGGTCACGGCATCGGCTTATCGACCGTTAAAAAACTCACTCATCGTTTAGGTGGCGACATAAAAGTGACTTCCGATTTAGGAAAAGGGAGCGTTTTTGAATTCTGGATAAAGGCTAAATCCTAA
- a CDS encoding DNA-binding response regulator, NarL/FixJ family, contains REC and HTH domains gives MFQKVLVSDDLVSINYGVFSVLNNLNIQDQHQVNYLDDAYLKIKKAANDNKPYDLLISDLSFKKDHREQRFENGEDLIKVLREEHPNLPIIVYSVEDRFPKIRRLINDFGVGAYVCKGRKGLAEMEEAVKAVYQKELFLSPQISSALNPNHFEEINDFDIHLLTQLSLGLSQDEISLHFKENGISPSSLSSIEKRLNKLRIQFKANNAIHLISIVKDLGLI, from the coding sequence ATGTTTCAAAAAGTACTGGTTTCGGATGACCTCGTAAGTATTAATTACGGAGTTTTTAGTGTGTTGAATAATTTAAATATCCAAGATCAACATCAAGTCAATTACTTAGATGATGCTTATCTAAAAATAAAAAAGGCCGCAAACGATAATAAACCTTACGATTTGCTTATTTCTGACCTATCTTTTAAGAAGGACCATAGAGAGCAACGATTTGAAAATGGTGAGGACCTTATAAAAGTATTAAGGGAAGAACATCCAAATTTGCCAATCATTGTTTATTCGGTTGAAGATCGCTTTCCTAAAATCCGCAGACTTATTAATGATTTTGGGGTTGGGGCGTATGTTTGTAAAGGGCGAAAAGGTTTAGCCGAAATGGAAGAAGCCGTGAAAGCTGTTTATCAAAAAGAATTATTTCTCTCACCCCAAATCAGTTCTGCATTAAATCCGAATCATTTTGAAGAGATAAACGACTTCGACATACATTTACTTACCCAATTATCTCTTGGACTGTCGCAAGATGAAATAAGTCTCCACTTTAAAGAAAACGGTATTTCACCTTCTAGCCTAAGTTCTATCGAGAAAAGACTCAATAAATTAAGAATTCAATTTAAGGCGAATAACGCAATACATCTTATTTCTATAGTCAAGGATTTAGGACTTATTTAA